AACCTTTACTATTACAAATGGAGGTGTTTTTGGAAGTATGTTATCTACACCAATTATAAACCCGCCACAAAGTGGTATTTTAGGAATGCATAATATTGTAGAGCGTCCTGTTGCTATTGATGGAAAAGTTGAAATACGTCCTATTATGTATGTAGCTTTATCTTATGATCATAGAATAATTGATGGAAAAGAAAGTGTAGGCTTTTTAGTGGCTGTAAAAGAAGCCTTAGAAAATCCAACAGAATTATTAATGAATAATGATGTTAAAAAGGCTTTAGAGCTTTAGTCTACAAAAATAATTTTATAAAAATAGCTGCCATTTTGGTGGCTATTTTTTTTATTAACAGTCTATATTATATTAATAATAACATTAATTGATATAATAACAATTACTAATATACCTAATCCAATTGCAAGGTATTTTTCTAGAGTACTATTGTTTTTTTTCATAGTTTGGGCTTATAAATAGGTTTCTTTTTGATTTATACAAGTTTAAACTCTATGCTATTAGAGCACAGGGTAATTTGATAATGCCTTTTTTAATGAATTAATTAATAGTACTGTAAAAGTATATTGTAATAAGGATATATAAAATAAGTACATATACGTATTTTATATAATGGAAGTTTATAAAAAGCGAAAACTCTAAATCATAACAATTTAGAGTTTTCTATAATTCTCCCTAAGAACTAATTAATAGCACTGTAAATGTATAGGATATAAATGTGAAAAAAAATACGCACTTCTACGTATTTTATAAATGAGTTTTATTAACGTTTGCCCAAATAGAAAGTGACGTAGGTTTATTATCTAAGCAAAGTTTAGCTACAATATTGCTTCTATGTTTGTCTACAGTACGTATAGAAATATTTAGTTCTTCAGCAATGTCTTGGCTGGTTTTATTTTCAGAAATAAGTTTTGTTATTTTTAGTTCAGATTTAGTTAATAAGTCCAAGCCTTTTGGTTTTTCATTATAACCATTATGTTTTAAAAAGGAGCCAATTTCTTCACTAAAATAAGGTCTATTATTAAGAACATTGTCAATACAAGTTTCAATTTCTTCAATAGCAAAATCTTTTAAAATATAGCCATAAACATTATAGGCTTTAGCTTTATCATATAATTCTTCTTCTTTATCAAAAGTGATGAGGATAATTTTGGTTGAAAGGTTGTTTTTTTGACAAGCCTCAGCAATTTCTAAGCCTGTTTTCTGCGGCATTCTTATATCAAGAATAGCAATTTCTGGCTTTAATTTTACTATAAGGTTATAAGCACTATTTCCATCGGAAGCGCTTCCAACTATATTAAAGTTTTTAGAAGATAAAAAATCTGTTAAGCCTCGTAACATTAAAGGGTGGTCGTCTGCAATTACAATTGAGGTATTCATTAGTTAGGGATAAATGCTATTAATAGATGATTATAATTAGTTATAATTTTAAATATAGAAATTTCTTTTCGTAATCGATAATGGCTTTTCCTTTTTTCAAAATATCTGCGCCAATAATACCGTCTACAGGTTTTGAATTATGATTAATTAAAGCTGTATTTACATGGCTAAGGTTAAATAAAACTAAAACAACTTTATCGTTTTTCCATTTTCCTATTTTAACTTTATTTTTTTTAGACATTTTAGTGTCCATGTCGGTTGCTCCAGCTCCTGCAGCTTTAATTTCAGAATCTTTAACTTTTAGATTGAAAGTTTCAATGGCTTCAAAGCCAACACACGAACTTGATGCTCCTGTATCTAAAATGAATAAACCTTTATGTCCATTTATTGTTGCTTTAATTTCAAAATGGTTGGTTTGTGTTAAATGTAATTTTACTTTAGTGTAGCCTTTGTCAAGAAGAAATTGTTGAAGCTTTGCCATAAATTGATTTTAAACAAATATAATGATGTAAAAACAATTATTTTTACAAAATAATAGAAGTAAAAATTTAAAACTTTAATATTTGATAGTTACAGACACGCATACCCATTTATATAGCGAAGCTTTTGATGAAGATAGAAACGACATGATAAATCGAGCCATGCAACAAGGCGTGTCTAGGTTTTTTATTCCAGCCATTGATTCTACTTATACTACATCTATGCTTCAACTAGAACAAGATTATCCAAACAATGTTTTCTTAATGATGGGTTTACATCCTA
The nucleotide sequence above comes from Flavobacteriaceae bacterium HL-DH10. Encoded proteins:
- a CDS encoding response regulator transcription factor, with the protein product MNTSIVIADDHPLMLRGLTDFLSSKNFNIVGSASDGNSAYNLIVKLKPEIAILDIRMPQKTGLEIAEACQKNNLSTKIILITFDKEEELYDKAKAYNVYGYILKDFAIEEIETCIDNVLNNRPYFSEEIGSFLKHNGYNEKPKGLDLLTKSELKITKLISENKTSQDIAEELNISIRTVDKHRSNIVAKLCLDNKPTSLSIWANVNKTHL
- a CDS encoding retropepsin-like aspartic protease, which gives rise to MAKLQQFLLDKGYTKVKLHLTQTNHFEIKATINGHKGLFILDTGASSSCVGFEAIETFNLKVKDSEIKAAGAGATDMDTKMSKKNKVKIGKWKNDKVVLVLFNLSHVNTALINHNSKPVDGIIGADILKKGKAIIDYEKKFLYLKL